From Vibrio tritonius, the proteins below share one genomic window:
- a CDS encoding transposase translates to MTTARSQLICPDITPYYHCVSRCVRRSYLCGIDSLTGKSYEHRRDWIEQRILSLANVYLIQICSYAVMSNHYHLVVRIDKKSALALSDLEVVERWHAEHQLPPIIHRWLAGEIQSDTEKEVCNRFISEWRERLYSLSWFMRELNYGIAVQANKEDQCTGRFWEGRFKSQALLDEKALLAAMAYVDLNPIRAKIADTPEQSDFTSIKARLTSLEKGKTTTPSLANFMGYEHQDKTQGIPFRLSDYLELVDWLGRQIRPDKPGYIHDSQPNILTRLSLTQSDCLALCTELEKKPRVWVGTTARLHQAKMALNKKRMVALHIA, encoded by the coding sequence ATGACAACCGCTCGCTCACAGCTAATTTGCCCCGACATCACGCCGTATTATCACTGCGTATCTCGCTGTGTTCGTCGTTCGTATTTGTGTGGTATTGATAGTCTTACCGGAAAATCTTATGAGCATCGCCGAGATTGGATTGAGCAGCGCATTCTTAGCCTTGCCAATGTTTATCTGATTCAAATATGCTCTTATGCAGTAATGAGCAATCATTACCATTTGGTCGTTCGTATTGATAAAAAAAGTGCTTTAGCTCTATCTGATTTAGAGGTGGTTGAACGCTGGCATGCTGAGCACCAACTGCCACCGATTATCCACCGTTGGTTAGCAGGAGAGATTCAATCGGACACAGAAAAAGAAGTGTGTAATCGATTTATTAGCGAGTGGCGAGAACGACTTTATTCCCTTAGCTGGTTTATGCGTGAGCTTAATTACGGCATTGCCGTTCAAGCCAACAAAGAAGACCAATGCACAGGTCGTTTTTGGGAAGGGAGATTCAAATCACAAGCGCTGCTTGATGAAAAAGCCTTGCTGGCAGCCATGGCGTATGTCGATTTAAACCCAATTCGAGCCAAGATAGCTGATACGCCTGAGCAATCCGACTTTACCTCAATTAAAGCGAGACTAACGAGTTTAGAAAAAGGAAAAACCACCACACCATCGCTCGCCAATTTTATGGGCTACGAGCATCAAGATAAAACGCAAGGGATCCCCTTTAGACTCAGCGACTACCTTGAGCTAGTAGATTGGCTTGGTCGACAAATAAGGCCAGATAAGCCCGGTTATATCCATGATTCACAACCAAATATACTAACTAGGCTCTCGTTAACCCAATCTGACTGTTTAGCACTTTGTACTGAGTTAGAGAAAAAACCCCGTGTTTGGGTAGGAACTACAGCACGTTTACATCAGGCCAAAATGGCTCTAAACAAAAAACGGATGGTCGCACTGCATATCGCCTAA
- a CDS encoding ABC transporter ATP-binding protein: MRIDGQNLTISREGKTILHQVNFELDSGRKLALIGPNGSGKSTLLRTLAGLEKEVHSQLKLGGEPVNRLSKQQMATRVALVAQHSQLDMDLTVEALVRLGRTPYRGLFSAWSKQDTQAVEMALEQTQLTQLRHYHWHQLSGGLQQRCQIARALAQQPEILLLDEPTNHLDIQYQLELMALIESLPMTVVVSLHDLNLAVNYCSDVLLLNQGKVVASGDPLEVITEERIASVYGVRSSICHQEDGDVHIAFQRR; encoded by the coding sequence ATGAGAATTGATGGGCAAAACCTGACGATTTCCCGAGAGGGAAAAACCATTCTGCATCAGGTGAATTTCGAATTGGATTCGGGGCGCAAGTTAGCCTTGATTGGCCCCAACGGTTCTGGAAAATCCACTCTGTTGCGCACACTTGCAGGCCTAGAGAAAGAGGTACATTCTCAACTCAAATTGGGTGGGGAACCCGTTAATCGACTGTCGAAACAGCAGATGGCGACGCGTGTAGCGCTGGTGGCACAGCACTCACAATTGGATATGGATTTAACGGTAGAGGCCTTGGTACGTTTAGGGAGGACACCCTATCGCGGCTTATTCTCTGCTTGGTCGAAACAAGACACTCAAGCGGTGGAAATGGCCCTAGAACAGACCCAATTAACCCAGTTGCGTCATTACCATTGGCATCAACTGTCTGGTGGTTTACAGCAACGTTGCCAAATTGCCAGGGCATTGGCGCAGCAACCAGAGATTTTGCTGCTTGATGAACCTACCAATCATCTCGATATTCAATATCAACTAGAATTGATGGCGTTAATTGAGTCGCTGCCGATGACAGTCGTCGTATCTCTGCACGATCTCAACCTAGCCGTCAATTATTGCTCAGATGTGTTGCTACTCAATCAAGGTAAAGTGGTGGCGAGCGGTGACCCCTTAGAGGTGATAACCGAGGAGCGTATAGCTTCTGTCTATGGCGTGCGTTCAAGTATTTGTCATCAAGAGGATGGCGATGTGCACATCGCCTTTCAGAGAAGATAA
- a CDS encoding FecCD family ABC transporter permease → MAVHSKALTAVLMTLGLLSVLLLMVLAARIGDVPVSFEHTWMAITNGLSLTDYPLSPLEQGIIWQYRMSRALMAACSGAGLALCGVILQALLRNSLAEPYLLGISAGASTGAVLVMLLGVGGGLISVSGGAFIGACASFLVIMLLARGLSFEPSRIILAGIAGTQLFNALTAYLVSTSANAEQSRSVMFWLLGSLSSVRWPEALMALIIVIPAFLLLLLFARRLDTLALGEDIARTLGTHVTLLRVVLLVITALITAVMVSTIGAVGFIGLVIPHIARFVVGHQHLKLLPAAALIGALFMILADIASRILVEHQVLPIGVVTALVGSPVFAFILYRSRGKAA, encoded by the coding sequence GTGGCTGTACACTCGAAAGCGTTGACTGCGGTACTCATGACACTGGGCTTGCTCAGTGTCTTATTACTTATGGTGTTGGCGGCTCGAATTGGTGATGTGCCCGTCTCATTCGAGCATACTTGGATGGCGATCACCAATGGGTTAAGTTTGACTGATTATCCCTTATCTCCTCTTGAACAGGGCATTATTTGGCAATATCGCATGAGCCGTGCGTTGATGGCGGCGTGTAGTGGTGCAGGGCTTGCTTTGTGCGGTGTGATATTACAAGCGCTGCTACGTAACTCACTTGCCGAGCCATATCTTTTAGGCATCTCCGCTGGCGCATCAACGGGGGCTGTATTAGTGATGCTGCTGGGGGTTGGTGGCGGTCTTATTTCTGTTTCTGGAGGTGCATTTATTGGCGCTTGTGCTTCATTTTTGGTGATCATGCTGCTCGCGCGTGGACTCTCATTTGAACCAAGCCGAATTATCCTTGCAGGGATTGCAGGAACGCAATTGTTCAATGCATTAACAGCTTATCTAGTGAGTACATCGGCCAATGCTGAGCAGTCGCGCAGCGTCATGTTTTGGTTGCTAGGCAGCTTAAGTAGTGTGCGCTGGCCAGAAGCTCTCATGGCTCTTATTATCGTCATTCCTGCGTTTTTACTTCTGCTGCTGTTTGCTCGCCGCCTCGATACCTTGGCTTTAGGTGAAGATATTGCTCGTACGCTGGGTACGCATGTAACCTTGTTGCGAGTCGTACTGCTGGTGATCACCGCATTAATTACCGCTGTGATGGTCAGCACCATAGGTGCGGTGGGTTTCATTGGTTTAGTGATTCCTCATATCGCGCGTTTTGTGGTGGGCCATCAGCATCTAAAATTACTGCCCGCAGCCGCCTTAATAGGGGCGCTGTTTATGATTTTGGCTGACATTGCTTCACGCATTTTAGTTGAGCATCAAGTGTTGCCTATTGGCGTGGTAACTGCGTTGGTGGGCTCACCAGTGTTTGCTTTCATTTTGTATCGCAGTCGAGGAAAAGCCGCATGA
- a CDS encoding ABC transporter substrate-binding protein, with protein MTYKLISSTLCATLGLTLSSAALATQYPLTIDNCGLKNTYQHAPERVVTIGQHETELMLALGLKDKVVGTSVWFGHLPKAYAKEEATLKRLSDNSPSFEAVVGQMPELVAAQYTYHVGPQGEVATRGQFEDLGVHTWISPSDCVGKSVTDSSNSDGARSVPYSVDLIYQEVTQMAKIFNVEPRGKELNQQLAQRIEKAQLAANSKALRAQNAKVVFWFSSSRLKGDPWVAGNSGAPAWIASALGLKNVVDTNQEWPAVSWETIASDNPDYIVLAKMDRRLYPADDIEKKIEFLKNDPVTKQMKAIKNNHIIVVPAMSLNPSLGNVEALEEIGQQIGQFK; from the coding sequence ATGACATATAAACTCATCAGCTCAACTCTATGTGCCACATTAGGACTAACACTTAGTAGTGCCGCTTTGGCAACTCAATATCCTTTGACCATTGATAACTGCGGTCTGAAAAATACCTATCAACACGCACCAGAACGCGTTGTTACGATTGGTCAGCATGAAACTGAACTGATGCTTGCTTTGGGTCTGAAAGACAAAGTGGTAGGAACTTCCGTTTGGTTTGGTCACTTGCCAAAAGCTTATGCTAAAGAGGAAGCGACTCTAAAACGTTTGTCAGATAACTCGCCAAGTTTTGAAGCGGTTGTAGGACAGATGCCAGAGTTGGTGGCGGCGCAATACACTTATCACGTTGGCCCACAAGGGGAGGTTGCTACACGCGGTCAATTTGAAGATCTTGGTGTGCATACTTGGATCTCACCAAGTGATTGTGTTGGCAAAAGTGTGACCGATAGTTCCAATAGCGATGGTGCTCGTAGTGTGCCATACAGCGTGGATCTGATTTATCAAGAAGTCACTCAAATGGCGAAGATCTTTAACGTGGAGCCGCGCGGTAAAGAACTTAACCAGCAGTTAGCACAACGAATTGAAAAAGCGCAACTTGCCGCAAACAGTAAGGCGCTGCGTGCACAAAACGCCAAAGTGGTATTTTGGTTCTCAAGTTCTCGTTTGAAAGGCGACCCTTGGGTTGCGGGTAATTCCGGTGCGCCAGCTTGGATAGCCAGTGCGTTGGGTCTAAAGAATGTGGTGGATACCAACCAAGAATGGCCTGCGGTAAGCTGGGAAACGATCGCCTCTGATAACCCTGATTACATTGTGCTAGCGAAGATGGATCGCCGTTTATATCCAGCTGATGACATTGAAAAGAAAATCGAATTTTTGAAAAACGACCCAGTCACCAAGCAGATGAAAGCGATCAAAAACAACCACATCATTGTAGTACCAGCAATGTCGCTTAACCCATCTCTGGGTAACGTTGAAGCGTTAGAAGAGATTGGTCAGCAAATCGGTCAATTTAAATAA
- a CDS encoding substrate-binding periplasmic protein: protein MSTAISAQSLKADFRHRPPEMLVDSATNQLSGPLKDIIEEAAQQLGHSIDWSVVPFARSLNNLKSHGTDIVPRVIRNDEREKFVQYVGPISEQVKNIMFVTRSDGADVKSYSDLSGLNIGVKRGTAYFKQFDQDNSLRKVVVNDDFNLARMLQAKRIDAIVVLDMGALESEFKATNFTAYNSATYFYPNRIGNYYGMPKNHPLSGAFNQKLEEMVKSGRVAEIYSKYGLTAK from the coding sequence ATGAGCACTGCCATAAGTGCGCAATCACTCAAAGCAGATTTTCGTCACCGTCCACCTGAAATGTTGGTTGATAGTGCGACCAATCAGCTTAGTGGACCATTAAAAGATATCATCGAAGAAGCTGCTCAGCAGTTAGGACATTCGATTGATTGGAGTGTTGTGCCATTTGCCCGCAGTTTAAATAATTTGAAGAGTCATGGTACTGACATTGTTCCTCGAGTCATTCGCAACGATGAGCGTGAGAAATTTGTACAGTACGTTGGTCCTATTTCCGAACAGGTGAAGAACATCATGTTTGTTACCCGTTCAGACGGTGCAGATGTGAAGTCATATTCTGATTTAAGTGGACTTAACATCGGTGTGAAACGCGGTACCGCTTACTTCAAGCAATTTGACCAAGATAACTCGTTGCGCAAAGTCGTGGTAAACGACGATTTTAACTTAGCTCGAATGCTTCAAGCCAAACGAATTGACGCCATCGTAGTATTAGACATGGGTGCGTTGGAATCGGAGTTCAAAGCAACGAATTTTACCGCTTACAACTCAGCAACTTATTTTTATCCAAACCGAATTGGAAACTACTACGGAATGCCTAAAAATCATCCATTATCAGGTGCATTTAATCAAAAGCTTGAAGAGATGGTTAAGAGCGGCCGAGTTGCAGAAATCTACAGTAAATACGGTTTAACGGCTAAGTAA
- a CDS encoding D-serine ammonia-lyase: MESQLLSSLVQHVPLISQLKEAKPLYWSNPKNSTLEQGLNYVGLTRSDIQDASARLSRFAPYFIKAFPETTITKGIIESPLVEIGKMKSALETHFHCAIMGNLLVKLDSQLPISGSIKARGGIYEVLVHAERIALKAGLIHQDDDYSKLFSPAVRQLLGQYTIAVGSTGNLGLSIGIMSAKLGSSVTVHMSADARQWKKDLLRERGVEVVEYQSDYGVAVENGRRQADSDPSCIFIDDENSKHLFLGYSVAGERLKQQFSEQGRIVDSEHPLVVYLPCGVGGGPGGVAFGLKMAFGDHVHCVFAEPTHSPCMMLGVMTGLHDSISVKDIGLDNVTEADGLAVGRASGFVGRAMEHLISGFYTVDDIKLYQMLGLFKESEDLFLEPSALAGMSGPVWFHDKSKLVQALNVDPACITHLVWATGGGMVPVVERLEYLSKAMAIPK, encoded by the coding sequence ATGGAAAGTCAACTTCTCTCTTCTTTAGTTCAACATGTTCCACTCATCTCTCAATTAAAAGAAGCAAAGCCGCTTTATTGGTCTAACCCCAAAAATAGTACCTTAGAACAGGGTCTAAACTATGTCGGCTTAACTCGTTCCGATATCCAAGATGCCAGCGCTAGACTGTCCCGTTTTGCACCATATTTCATCAAAGCCTTTCCAGAAACAACGATAACAAAAGGTATTATCGAGTCACCTTTAGTAGAAATAGGAAAAATGAAAAGTGCGTTAGAAACACACTTCCACTGCGCTATTATGGGTAATTTGTTAGTTAAATTAGATAGCCAATTGCCTATTTCAGGTTCAATTAAGGCGCGGGGTGGCATTTATGAAGTATTGGTGCACGCCGAAAGAATCGCGTTAAAAGCGGGCTTAATTCATCAAGATGATGATTACAGCAAACTATTTTCACCTGCGGTTAGGCAGTTACTTGGTCAATACACGATAGCGGTCGGTTCAACCGGTAATCTGGGACTGTCGATCGGTATTATGAGTGCTAAACTGGGTTCTTCAGTTACCGTTCACATGTCGGCAGATGCGCGACAATGGAAAAAAGACCTGCTTCGTGAGCGTGGCGTTGAGGTGGTTGAATATCAGAGTGACTATGGTGTTGCAGTAGAAAATGGACGACGCCAAGCAGACAGTGATCCTAGTTGTATCTTTATTGACGATGAAAACTCCAAGCACCTTTTTTTGGGTTACTCCGTTGCTGGTGAACGCCTCAAACAGCAGTTTTCTGAACAAGGGCGTATTGTTGATTCTGAGCATCCTTTAGTGGTCTATTTACCTTGCGGTGTTGGTGGCGGTCCCGGAGGAGTCGCATTTGGTCTTAAAATGGCGTTTGGTGATCATGTTCATTGTGTATTTGCCGAGCCGACGCATTCTCCATGCATGATGCTAGGCGTAATGACTGGTTTGCATGACAGTATTTCGGTGAAAGACATTGGTTTAGACAATGTGACAGAAGCGGATGGTCTAGCGGTTGGGCGCGCATCGGGCTTTGTTGGTAGAGCTATGGAGCATCTTATTAGTGGGTTTTACACAGTGGATGATATCAAACTCTATCAGATGCTTGGGTTGTTTAAAGAGAGTGAAGATTTATTCCTTGAGCCATCTGCTTTGGCGGGGATGAGCGGTCCAGTTTGGTTTCATGACAAGAGTAAACTGGTACAAGCACTGAATGTTGATCCTGCCTGTATCACTCATCTTGTGTGGGCGACAGGGGGAGGGATGGTTCCGGTTGTGGAGCGCTTGGAGTATTTGTCGAAAGCTATGGCTATACCTAAGTAA
- the ribB gene encoding 3,4-dihydroxy-2-butanone-4-phosphate synthase gives MNQSSLLAEFGDSITRVENALEALREGRGVLLLDDESRENEGDLIYSVEHLTDAQMALMIRECSGIVCLCMSDAHATKLKLPPMVEVNDSKNQTAFTISIEAKHGVTTGVSAKDRVTTIKTAGRFEAKAEDLAHPGHVFPLRARAGGVMTRRGHTEGTVDLMQMAGLTPFGVLCEVTNEDGTMAKTPEIVAFGVKHNLPVLTIEDMVAYRIEKDLKLA, from the coding sequence ATGAATCAGTCATCTTTACTTGCCGAATTCGGCGACTCAATCACTCGTGTTGAAAACGCACTTGAAGCTTTACGTGAAGGCCGTGGTGTCTTGTTGCTTGATGATGAAAGCCGAGAGAACGAAGGCGATCTTATCTATTCTGTTGAGCACCTAACAGATGCGCAAATGGCGCTGATGATTCGTGAATGCAGCGGTATTGTGTGTCTATGTATGAGCGACGCTCATGCAACAAAACTGAAATTGCCACCAATGGTTGAAGTGAACGACAGCAAAAACCAAACTGCATTTACTATTTCTATTGAAGCAAAACACGGCGTAACGACTGGTGTGTCTGCAAAAGATCGCGTGACTACCATTAAAACTGCAGGTCGCTTTGAAGCGAAAGCGGAAGACCTAGCTCACCCTGGTCACGTTTTCCCACTGCGCGCACGTGCTGGTGGCGTAATGACTCGCCGTGGCCACACTGAAGGTACGGTAGACCTAATGCAAATGGCAGGTTTGACACCATTCGGCGTGCTTTGTGAAGTCACCAACGAAGATGGCACTATGGCAAAAACACCCGAAATTGTTGCGTTTGGTGTAAAACACAATCTACCTGTGTTAACTATTGAAGATATGGTCGCTTACCGTATCGAAAAAGATCTGAAACTTGCCTAA
- a CDS encoding coniferyl aldehyde dehydrogenase — protein MAHIAAPDATWQVSNASDLEVLQAQFGRLTLQFANDRFPSLEKREQRLVKLKQALLDQQGALVLAMTEDFGYRSRFDNVVGDIVPTLNHLNYTLKRVKKWMKPTRRHSGIFLFPSRVSVCYQPVGVVGIMVPWNFPLYLSLAPLITAIAAGNQAMVKLSEDTPKTNAVIKRIVAAIGDVAVCIEGPLAIAAEFSRLPFAHLLFTGSTAVGKLVAQAAAANLTPVTLELGGKSPVIIAADADLDKAVDHILFGKTLNSGQVCVAPDYVMLPQEKVNAFVELYLKRFKACFVSRKGQLENSAIINARQYQRLQAMLDDAKQQGGTLHNLQCELLLETRQMAPVLVTNTKDDMLLMQNEIFGPILPVIGYRTIEEAIQRVNEQASPLALYLMTRDKDIHDYVLKGTHSGGVAVNDTVFQSVVEDSPFGGFRESGLGAYHGIEGFKAFSHGKTVFTSWHHWPRTWLMLRYRKAIVHLLKRWVIR, from the coding sequence ATGGCCCATATCGCGGCTCCTGATGCTACATGGCAAGTCTCTAATGCATCAGACCTTGAAGTCTTGCAGGCTCAATTTGGTCGTTTAACGCTTCAGTTTGCGAACGACCGTTTTCCTAGTTTAGAAAAGCGTGAACAGCGTTTAGTTAAGCTCAAACAAGCTTTGCTTGATCAGCAAGGTGCACTCGTGTTGGCGATGACTGAAGATTTTGGCTATCGCAGCAGGTTTGATAATGTTGTTGGCGATATCGTTCCAACATTGAATCATCTCAACTATACGTTAAAGCGAGTGAAAAAATGGATGAAGCCAACACGTCGCCACAGTGGAATATTCTTGTTTCCTTCAAGAGTATCGGTCTGTTATCAACCTGTTGGGGTGGTTGGTATCATGGTTCCGTGGAACTTTCCGCTGTATCTTAGTTTGGCGCCTTTAATTACGGCTATCGCTGCTGGTAATCAGGCGATGGTTAAGTTAAGTGAAGATACACCTAAAACCAACGCTGTGATTAAACGTATTGTGGCTGCGATTGGTGATGTTGCTGTGTGTATTGAAGGCCCCTTGGCTATTGCTGCCGAGTTCAGTCGTTTGCCATTCGCCCATTTGCTTTTTACTGGGTCTACAGCCGTGGGTAAGTTAGTTGCGCAGGCCGCAGCAGCGAACCTCACACCGGTCACTCTTGAGTTAGGTGGAAAGTCACCTGTGATTATCGCGGCAGACGCGGATTTAGATAAGGCGGTTGATCATATCTTGTTTGGTAAGACATTGAATTCAGGTCAAGTGTGTGTTGCTCCTGACTATGTCATGTTACCGCAGGAGAAAGTGAATGCATTTGTTGAATTGTATTTGAAGCGTTTTAAAGCATGCTTTGTTAGTAGAAAAGGGCAGTTAGAAAATTCGGCCATAATTAATGCTCGTCAATACCAGCGTTTGCAAGCCATGCTTGATGATGCCAAACAGCAAGGTGGCACTTTGCACAATTTACAGTGTGAATTGCTGTTGGAAACAAGACAGATGGCGCCAGTATTGGTGACCAACACTAAAGATGACATGTTGCTAATGCAAAATGAAATCTTTGGGCCTATTTTGCCAGTGATTGGCTATCGCACCATTGAAGAAGCTATTCAAAGAGTGAACGAACAAGCGTCACCACTTGCGTTGTATCTAATGACACGAGACAAAGACATTCATGACTATGTGCTCAAAGGAACACATAGTGGTGGCGTTGCGGTGAATGACACGGTCTTTCAATCGGTAGTTGAAGACTCACCTTTCGGTGGCTTCCGTGAATCTGGATTAGGTGCGTATCATGGTATAGAAGGCTTCAAAGCGTTTTCCCATGGTAAAACCGTATTCACCAGTTGGCATCATTGGCCGAGAACATGGTTAATGTTACGTTATCGTAAAGCGATTGTTCATCTACTAAAACGTTGGGTTATTCGTTAA
- a CDS encoding methyl-accepting chemotaxis protein yields MQLSLKRKMVFSVIIAIALTAAALLVAGYQAFKQESWRSIESESINTLKANAKGIGDWIFTKQATITALKDEIAANPELDVVPHLRQAFVSGSFGLSYYGNEKGDMFRQDPSLNKAGYDPRVRAWYKLAKEKGQAVTTPPYVSVTMKTLVVTLADPVFVNGQFTGVAASNLALDKIIRDVLAIQVPGNGYAILVNREGTIVAHRNKDLIMKKISEISSDLSTQALVQAANSSSQLPATVDGKQQILMAQSIDHTDWMLVMVMDKSVLEQPLHNMLMTQMIIGAVILIVMALLTSWFVATQLRGLTNITNALTDIAEGDGDLTRRLEVKSQDEVGILADKFNKFVDRLHQMVKQVQIVTGKLNEGANQAADSATQRSERIQRQQDEITMVATAVTEMASATSEIAGNAENTAKNSNQSVELGAQGFKQMQQSKQSIDQLAKELSSAVSIIGELEVNANEISTILSTIRGIAEQTNLLALNAAIEAARAGEQGRGFAVVADEVRVLSQRTHASTEEIQTKIAGLQKVTTNAVSVMTESHKLVETSVSDVNETGESLHAISEAIQLISDMATQIASAAEEQSLVTADINTNTESVREVSDQLASDAQDAVQQAKELHGLANQLEKEISRFKL; encoded by the coding sequence ATGCAGTTGAGTTTAAAGAGAAAAATGGTTTTCTCTGTGATTATCGCAATTGCACTGACCGCCGCCGCGTTATTGGTGGCAGGCTATCAGGCATTTAAGCAGGAAAGCTGGCGATCGATCGAAAGTGAGAGTATCAACACGTTGAAAGCCAACGCTAAGGGAATCGGCGATTGGATTTTTACCAAGCAAGCCACCATTACCGCTCTGAAAGATGAAATTGCGGCTAACCCAGAATTGGACGTTGTTCCCCATCTCCGTCAAGCGTTTGTGTCTGGTTCTTTTGGTCTTTCTTATTACGGTAATGAGAAAGGCGATATGTTTCGTCAAGATCCATCTTTGAACAAAGCAGGATACGACCCGCGTGTTCGTGCTTGGTATAAATTGGCTAAAGAGAAAGGGCAAGCGGTTACCACGCCACCTTACGTGAGTGTGACAATGAAAACCTTAGTGGTGACCTTAGCTGATCCCGTTTTTGTGAATGGTCAGTTTACTGGTGTTGCTGCATCTAACTTAGCATTAGATAAAATCATTCGCGATGTTCTGGCTATTCAGGTTCCTGGTAATGGTTATGCTATCTTGGTCAACCGGGAAGGCACTATTGTTGCACACCGGAATAAAGATCTGATCATGAAAAAAATCAGTGAAATTTCGTCGGACTTAAGTACGCAAGCGTTAGTCCAAGCTGCTAATAGCAGTAGCCAATTACCTGCGACGGTGGATGGTAAGCAGCAGATTTTGATGGCGCAAAGTATCGATCACACCGATTGGATGTTGGTGATGGTCATGGATAAAAGTGTGCTGGAACAACCATTGCACAATATGTTGATGACTCAGATGATCATCGGTGCGGTAATTTTGATTGTAATGGCATTACTAACTTCGTGGTTTGTTGCGACGCAGTTACGTGGTTTGACCAATATTACTAACGCACTAACCGATATTGCTGAAGGTGATGGTGATCTAACTCGTCGTTTAGAAGTGAAAAGCCAAGATGAAGTTGGCATCCTAGCCGATAAATTTAATAAGTTTGTTGACCGCTTACATCAGATGGTGAAACAAGTACAAATCGTAACAGGTAAACTAAACGAAGGTGCCAACCAAGCGGCTGATTCCGCGACTCAACGCAGTGAGCGGATTCAGCGTCAGCAAGATGAAATTACCATGGTGGCGACTGCTGTGACAGAAATGGCTTCTGCTACTTCAGAGATTGCTGGTAATGCTGAAAATACAGCGAAAAACTCGAATCAGTCGGTTGAGTTGGGGGCGCAAGGCTTCAAACAAATGCAGCAAAGCAAGCAATCTATAGACCAATTGGCGAAAGAACTGAGCAGTGCGGTATCTATCATTGGTGAGCTAGAAGTGAATGCTAATGAGATCTCAACGATTCTTTCGACAATCCGTGGTATTGCAGAACAAACCAACTTGTTGGCTCTCAACGCGGCAATTGAAGCAGCACGAGCGGGTGAGCAAGGGCGTGGGTTTGCTGTGGTAGCGGATGAGGTTCGTGTGTTATCACAACGCACTCATGCTTCAACTGAAGAGATTCAAACCAAGATTGCAGGTTTGCAGAAAGTGACAACCAACGCAGTTTCGGTGATGACTGAAAGCCATAAATTGGTAGAAACCAGTGTGTCGGATGTTAATGAGACAGGAGAGAGCCTACATGCCATCAGTGAAGCAATTCAATTAATCAGTGACATGGCGACACAAATTGCTTCTGCGGCTGAAGAGCAGTCTTTGGTGACCGCTGATATTAATACCAACACTGAATCGGTGCGTGAGGTAAGCGATCAATTGGCATCTGATGCGCAAGATGCGGTTCAACAAGCGAAAGAGTTGCATGGTTTAGCCAACCAACTTGAAAAAGAGATTTCTCGATTTAAGTTGTAA